Sequence from the Ziziphus jujuba cultivar Dongzao chromosome 9, ASM3175591v1 genome:
cattaattaatttctgCTATCAAACCTCCAATTTCTTCCGCTTGACCAAATTATTATGTACAAATAGACActgtcacacacacacacacatatatatatatatatagcttattaGAGTCTGTTAAGATAAGTGGTTTATCATTATGTTGTAAAACCGTGTGACTGTAATTGTATATAGATATACCTCTTCAACATAATGGAAATTATTGATTCATTGCACCACATACTGTTCTCAGTATTTTACAGAACCTATATATGTGGAAAAATTTGGGCCAAACATTTGAGAAATGAAGCACATTGTTTAATAGTTGTAATTGGCCAATAAGAGTAATAAAGTAAGTATTAATGTCTTCATGGAGGTGTGGTTTGAGGAAAAGAGAAAATTGAGTTAAGTAAATAAGAAATATTTGAGGAAGTACAGGGGAAGACTCTGCTGTATTTGTTTGGCCCTTCATAGGGGCAAATATACAAGCAGAGTGAAAGGATAGATGATACATATTTGCATGTGTTACGCGTACATTAGGTACTATCAAGTAATCTGAAACATCATCTTCTTATGAGTGTTTGTACGTATTTATGCTATaaatagtagtaataataataataataataataataataataataataatgaaagaaagaaagaaagaaagaaagaaaaatgtccTAAAAGTAAGAACCTTATATAGGCTTCCTTTTCAGgtgttatgattttttttttttcctattatgatttattgatatatagaaGATGCCCATTGAAATGAATTGTGATTTATCCTTTAAACCAATAATGCTCAAATGAAAATCTTTTGCTTCTATTTTTGTTTGACTGGtgataaaattcaatttcattttttaaaaaaagtaactattttttttaaaacttatttattttaatttgtatgtTAATATTTAAATGAGCTAATATCATATTTATAGACAAATACAATAGTGAAGAAGGTTACATAATTAAGATGGAATACACAATCCTTTAAGTTATCTCTGCAGTTTGTTTCTGATAGACCAATGTAATTAGATAttagttatattatatatcttaaGTTGTTATATGTATTATCTTACGTGTATATATCAGGTTCTTAGGAGTCATACCTACCTGATTTAACAATAAGGTCTTGTAACTTGTATTTAAGTTCTGGTTTTTCTCATGAATAATATTAAGAGGTTTTACCAATCATCTATAACTCTTTTACGGTATCAGAGCCCTAAGTACTCAAATgagtctttcttttttcttcttaatggCTTCCTCCCCTGCTCAGTCTTCTTCCTCCATCCTCACTGTCACCAATGAAGCAATTTTCGCAAGCCGAGCTCTGGTTGTCATCAATGTGGCAACACAAGCTACTCTTAAATTATAAGACAATGTATCTTCCATGGAAGAAATAGTTTGATGCGCTATTTATTGGCTATAAATTATATCGATTTATTGATGGAACTCTTTCATGCCTATCACCAATGTTATTTGACAAAGATAAATCCCCAAACCTGGATTACACATTCTTGCTTCGTCAGGATTCACTTCTCCCTAGTGCAATCCTTTTCTCTCTATCAAAGGATGTGTACTGAGTTGCATCCTCTATCGACACATCACGTGAGGCTTGGGGAAAATTAGCCCTCACGTTTGCCAAACCATCCAAACCCATGTTGATGCACTTATGAGAACATCTTATTCGTTCTCAAGGTTCTCGAGCCATCCTTAATTATCTGAATGATGTTAAGAAAGCAGCCAATGAATTTGCACTCATTGATCAtcctttgagtgaaaaaaaataaaaataaaaaataaaaaataaaaaaaataaaaaaataattaatattaaaactatcagATGATCTTGAACctgttgcatatatatataaagcttaattaagattatattaaaatttaatctaAAATATAAATGTGATTTAATATACATAGTCAAGTTTACGTCAGGTTAATATGATGGTTTTAgtataaaatattcttttattaacccttaaatagctttaaaaataaaaatttaaaaactaattaatggttattcttttattaactCTTAAAtcgcttaaaaaataaaaatttaaaaatcaattaatcgTTGATAACcgtttattttatatacattgtatctttttctttatgtttattttgattttttataacaTTAAATTTTAATCGATTATTGAgtattagtttttgttttggtattaggtaaaagaaaaaaagtagagATTATAATGtcttgaaaatatttatcatattttttgttCTAGTAAATCTATTTTTGAATTGTGGGATGTTTTGGAGCAAAAATATAGGATTGAGGAACttcattttaaaagatattCTATTGAAAAATGGCTTTACTTTCATAtggttaataataaatttgttttgattaaattcatgattttgaaaatattattttttatatgaaaatgaaaggtATTATTTTGGATAATACTTTACTAAGTCCATTAATTAAAGGGGCATACTCCacgaaaaatgaaaagaataaaagggAGAAGCAGAGAGGCTTTTGGGGAGGACCGACGACAGCAACACAGAGAAAGGTTTTTGGAAGAAAATCAGCACATAGAGGTTAATTTGGAAGCAGAGAGCCACAGGGTAGCAGTTATCCATAGAAAAGAGGAAGGAAAAAGACTTGATTGCACATTTCTCTACATGGCCAATCTTTGGTGTTGATTGCCTTCTCCTCTTTTGTATCTTTCTAATTTTCTTGTAGTAAGTTTAAGGATGAAACCCTATTTAATTTGGAATTTTCATTCTATTGATTTATATCCCCCCATGAGTTCTTCAATGTTTGTGGTTCTCTTTTAAATATagttaatcataaattactttCATCAACTTtatcaagtattttttatagTTAGAATTATTTAATGTCAATTGATATTcctttgctttaatattttctttttgttgattttgataTATTGAATGCATAGGTATACTACTTgaattggaaaaagaagaatctatttatgatttatttaaccTGGACTGAATATATCGATGAGATCATATAGATTGATTTTGAGTTGTTGCGTTAATTGTGGGAATTAATTGATAGTTTGGGAATTCTTAAATTGAATAGTGATGGATCATGAATTTCTCTATaccaaattttgttttaatttaaactgaaattaaattaattgaattagATTAGATTCTTTGACAGTCTCCGTGGATTCAACCTTGTTACTTATTAGTCTATAAGCCAATAGACTCATGTGTAAGCAACTGTTAAAATTTGCGCAACAAATTTTCGGAGTTGTTGCCAAGGACTGcgtttgaaaatttaatttagttttgttaATCTTATTCTTGCATTTTGCTCTCGTATagattctaaaagaaaaaaaaaatattttaagctCATTCAACATGAGCTATTTCTTAGTATTAgtctttatttataaaatggATCATAAAATGTGATTTTCTAATATGCTGGAGTTGTTGCATGGATCATAAATGGACGTATTCTTCTCCccttttttcaatgagaatagcTCCTCTTTAAAAACAGCCACACTATCTACCTTTGATCTTCCTATGGTATATTACCTATCAGGTGCTACACCTAAAAAGGTTTTTTGGTCTTTAGACTTAAACAATCTCTTTTAGTAAAACCTCATTTGAATTTAACGGACCATTTTAGTTTAAAACATTGTTTTACGCCAAATTAGTCAAAGGACAAAATGAGAAGCATTAAATTGGGAGACGAGAGCCTTGATCATTTCTCTGAAGAGATTCCTCCCCAACTCTCATTTTGCATCAAAACAATCTTCCTTTTGATTGTGTTATATTAAGATAGCCTAATAAAGGAATGAACTCGTTTTTCTAGGAAAGAAAAGGTTGTTGCATAAATAAAGTTTGCAGCGTGTTTCTTGACTCACATTTAGGCTTTACTAAAGCTAGGCATTATTAGACTTAGGTATGATTCCATCAAGGCATGGTAACATATATAATCCACTCCAAGTGACTACAGAACTCAGTTTTAGAAAAGGTTTAACTGCCTTATGAATGGCCCAATCATAAGTTGGGTACGCCTAGGGCTGTCGTAAATTAGGCGGGGCCTATGACACAGTCCATTATCATTGACCCTAAGATTGGCCTAGTCCATCCTCTTACATAATTTTAGTAGGTTAAATTCTAACTTTGATCTAATTGTGCAAGGTTATcaagtaaattataaaaaattaaaaaaagagaaagaaagtcgcaaacaattatatgatttttttattattattattattgaagaaaACAGTTATATGGTTAGAAGTAAACTATAATATGAAATaggattaaaattatttaattttcaaaatcacctatcacataaaaaattttgattcgaGACactgaaataaaaagaaagattattgtaatgataaaaaaaaaattattgcaatATTACTGCTTTATTCATCATATTCCAAACCATATAATGACACTGAAAATTAATACGCTACCAAATACAACATATGCacacatgaatatatatgcGTACAAATGTATAAATGTTATACATGTtttatctcatatatatatatatatgtgtgtgtgtgtgtgtgtgtgtgtgtgtgatatgtATATATCACCCACGCTcatctatatatacacatttaaaGCTTTTTGGTTAATGAGATAACAAGATTAACGTACTCACATGTCTCCCACACCATGTGATGGAGGACATTGTCTTTAAACCTAGAAAACAACTCATCCATGGCAGCTTCTCCGAAATGGGCAGCAAGAAAAGGCTCTCCAACCGCCCTAATGTGACTGGTGATTATGGCTGCCCTTTGTTGCTCATCAAGCTTACTGTTAGCTTTCTTTAAGTAAGTGTCCCAATCCATTTTGAAGACTTCAAGGTTCTTCAATTCAAATGATCCTTCCTCTTCAATCAATTTCTGTACTTCCTCTTTGCTTGCTGCATAATATGGCAAATTCAAGACGTCCAATTTCTCCTCTTCAATCAACCCctgttatttaaattaattaattaaattaattctcATACTCTATATTTTATTGACCCttagttattaatattattaattgaattatcacttttaaaaaaaaaaaaagtgtttatatattattttaatgcttCCCTTTCACTTGTAGATCCAAATTGGTCGTCTTTTAGCCTCATTTATTTAGGTCTTTACTCTTTacattttgtttcctttttggaGATGTAATTTTGTAAACTCTAATATCAAAATCAATCGACGTAATTCATAAAAGTGTAAGCTTAAAAATTATGTGTTTTTATATCATCTTAATTATTATCATCactaaaataaactaaaacatGTGATTGGGttgagaatttaaaaaaaaaataaaaatatatatatatatatatatatatgaaattaattaccTCAGAAACCATGTCATTGAGGTTCAACCCAACACATTCCCAAATGCTGAGGGGATCGTCACTCTTGATGCTGCCCATGGTTGTGAGGACCATGCTACCACCAGGGACCAACTCTTGTGCACGAAACTTGAGAAACTTTGTAAAACCGCTTTGAAATTCTTCTAAATACGCTTTGTGCACTGCAGGAGGGCTTGTTTTTGCCACGCAGACGTTCCCTTTGTTCACCACCCCTTGTCCACTTGCACTAACCAAACTTTTTGGGACCTGTTATATAGGGTAGAAAGTAGACACAATGACATGAAAAGTCATATATGTATGACATctcaattaatgatttaaaattaaaatttaatagataaatGTGATAGatattttgtatttgtattgGCATAATATCTCttgttataaattgaaaaatagttcttacaaaatgaaatttataatacatGGCCATGCAAGCCCACTATAGCATTTCTATTTGTTGATGGGTTTAATTTGAGAATCATGATCAATCtgaacaataattaattacaaaacaCAGCGTACCTTGGAGAGCCACATGAGAGAATAAGAAGAGTGAACAAAGTGGAGGGAGTTGGAGGGGAAGAGCCTCCCATAGAAAGATCCAGGCACTGTTGAAATGAAACATTTTCCGAAACCTTGATCTTGTCCTCCCTTTTCTTCCTCAAGTTTCTTATATGACTTGAACAACGTGTTGAAATCGTTCCCGGGAAGATCGTTTAAGAACACCTGAAACGAGGGTGGTCGCCGATTCAATCTTTGGCTTGTATTTTGGATGCTTTCTATGATGTCGGATACAACTAAAAGTGTATTGGATGCAAAAGAGCATCCTAAGTCTGCTATTTTCAAACATTCTGGCAAAAGGGTGCAATAGAGCTCCTCTACTGTTTCTTGTACTGTTGGTTTTACCAttgatattattgttttctgaAATCACcaaacataataattaataatgcgTCATACATAATATAATGTTGGcgttattaagaaaataaaaacgttGAAAATTTGATTCCCCTTTGAggcttttccatttttctttctctttattaCATAGatcaacttttaaaaattaaaataaagattaattcaattttagtattattaaattttagtgttttaagtgttttacaatttaaatccttaacttttcaaaattcagcaatttaaattttttaatttttaatttataataatttggattttatttgacttttgattataaagtttaatttttactttatatggtattaaactatataattttcaaactagaaaatattaaaatgcaaaatattaaatctatttataaaattttacattttggtgtccattattttttttaaaaaaaaaatcaatgcaaGCCACCttattgtgattaaattgtgtgaaatttcaaattaaaaatcctaaaaatgcaagtttttaaaattttacattttagtaacttctaatttgaaatttgatacaattaatattaatcatatgtcccattaataaaaatgctcaaattgcaataaattgaaaaattaaaaaatttaaattacaaaacttaAATTGCGAGTATTAATATACAATTAACCCTTAAAATAAATACAGATGAGGCTTAAAAATATGAGtaacataacataataaaagaaattaaaaaccaaGGCAATGATAAGAGAAATCAAACTTGATGAAGAGAGTTGTTTGAATAGCTTATCATTCCCTCTCCGCCATTCATATGAAGGACTTGATCTGCATCCATCAATTAATTTCTGCTCTCAAAACTCTAATTTCTTCCGCTTCACCAAGTTATTATGTCTATATAGACACCgtcacatatttatatataggtgATCAGAATCTGTTAAGATAAGTGATTTATCATTATCGTGTAAAACCGTATAGGTGTacttttatatagatataccCCTTCAACATAATGGAAATTATTGATTCATTGCACCATGTACCATGTCTCATTATTTTACAGATCTATATGTGTGAAAAATTCAGGCCAAACATTTGAGAAATTAAGCACATTGTTCAAAAGTTGTAATTGGGTTGGAAGAAAGCTATAAAAGGAATATAAGTATTGCGGATATGGTTGAGCAAAAGGGAAAACTGACTTAAGTAAATAAGAAATATTTGAGTAAGTACAGGGGAAGCCTGTGTTGCATTTGCCTGGTATTTCATAGGAAAAAAATACAAGCAGACTGAAAAGAAAGATGATCCATATTTCGCATGTGTTTAGGTTTATATTATGCACTATCAAGTAATCTGAAACATAATCTTCTTATGAATGTTTTGTACATAtttatgctaataataataataaataaataaatatgtttaatgGGTCTAACCTGAAAT
This genomic interval carries:
- the LOC107405868 gene encoding S-adenosyl-L-methionine:benzoic acid/salicylic acid carboxyl methyltransferase 1 isoform X2; this encodes MDADQVLHMNGGEGMISYSNNSLHQVFLNDLPGNDFNTLFKSYKKLEEEKGGQDQGFGKCFISTVPGSFYGRLFPSNSLHFVHSSYSLMWLSKVPKSLVSASGQGVVNKGNVCVAKTSPPAVHKAYLEEFQSGFTKFLKFRAQELVPGGSMVLTTMGSIKSDDPLSIWECVGLNLNDMVSEGLIEEEKLDVLNLPYYAASKEEVQKLIEEEGSFELKNLEVFKMDWDTYLKKANSKLDEQQRAAIITSHIRAVGEPFLAAHFGEAAMDELFSRFKDNVLHHMVWETCEYVNLVISLTKKL
- the LOC107405868 gene encoding S-adenosyl-L-methionine:benzoic acid/salicylic acid carboxyl methyltransferase 1 isoform X1, which gives rise to MDADQVLHMNGGEGMISYSNNSLHQKTIISMVKPTVQETVEELYCTLLPECLKIADLGCSFASNTLLVVSDIIESIQNTSQRLNRRPPSFQVFLNDLPGNDFNTLFKSYKKLEEEKGGQDQGFGKCFISTVPGSFYGRLFPSNSLHFVHSSYSLMWLSKVPKSLVSASGQGVVNKGNVCVAKTSPPAVHKAYLEEFQSGFTKFLKFRAQELVPGGSMVLTTMGSIKSDDPLSIWECVGLNLNDMVSEGLIEEEKLDVLNLPYYAASKEEVQKLIEEEGSFELKNLEVFKMDWDTYLKKANSKLDEQQRAAIITSHIRAVGEPFLAAHFGEAAMDELFSRFKDNVLHHMVWETCEYVNLVISLTKKL